AGGAGTAAGTGCAAGGAAGCCATCTGTGTCTTAACATTGTTTGAAAAAGCTGTAACAAGAACACTCACTTCATGAAAATAACTTCCTTGATAACGACGACCAAACAACAAAGTCTCAACCAGCCGATCAAAAGTGTTAAAAtgacaaaggcaagtcaagcttgactggttcaggtctctttgttttaatgtcccagtgggggaataatttgagcttgccctccagcatggtggattttgtaccatgtgatcgttagttgcaaaaggcctattacgcgattgcaattgctgtgcttagtgattggtttataaatctcgcgccagtttatcaaccagtgaaaaggaaaaccaaaatcCAATCCCGTCTTGCACGCGCgacttttcccgcgctttgagcaagttacacggCATTGatatgcattttgattggttcattaggttctttgcacctgctgtgattggtcgacgTAATAACTTTGGTGTTTAAAGTGTAAATtaggcctcacttgatttctgtCCTTTGGTATCTGTTGTACGCTCGAACACTAATTCGCGATTAAATACTAAGGTTCGAGTTTTGGCCGACGAAAAAGCCTGTAATCTAGTTTTACGCCTCAGAATCACGTGGAAACACTTTTGATCGGTAAGTAAACTACAAAAAATgctgaataaattaaaagtgaaccaaaaaaaaatacaactagAAGTTTCCGCGCATCCAGGATTCATGCTCAATCAGGCTGTCAAACTGTTTCCAGGATTACACAAAACGGTTGCAAAATGCAACATGTAGCTAAGGGGTCCTTCCACAAGTGAAAAACGGAACTCCCTACCCTGCGAGCAGCCGGTTTCGCTTATGCTTCCCGGGAGAGGAAACTACTGTGAGTAACTgttcgtttctttgagcgagccgccgtccagcgccaagggcgaataaattaaatttaatccggtaaaacgagttactaaacttgttttggcactTGAGCTTGCGCTTGCGTTtagctacgtaactgctgcgttcGGGCGAGCCTGCTCCCATATTTTTCCCCACTCTCTTTCGaatcttatgtctgcgcatgacccgaggctctgggaaactctatgtaggaaaACATTCGCTGTAGGcttctcatagccaaaaattggctatttggaccttacggcgcctgctcattGCCCGTGGTAacaatcagagacgcttttcattgttcttcaccAAAACCAATGGGAAGACACTTTGCTTTAGGGTTCCTCAGAGCtattctctccctcagtcatgcgcaaaagagaagaggtctggggtcgagattgtatttttcccgcgaaatatGACGATGTGATGTCACGTGGGGcgtgacgtacttcgcacatgctccATGGAAAATCTAACGTTTCTCGGGAAGCGTTGTAAATACCAACTCCTCGTAGGTTAGGGACTCACGGatccattgttttaaaagaatattaaCAACCGTATGTTGTTATTAATCACTGTGAGGTttattgtgaattttttttagcatCAAACCTGGAAGCAAAGCAACCAGGGCGATACCGCAAAGCTTGATGATCACAGAGACTGTAAAAAGTTCATCTAATGACTCTAACTGTGAGAGAATAGACCCGGTTTGACAGCATATAAAGTTGTACGGCATGAGAcctgaaaaataacaaacaaaaaaatggaagCAGGATAGAAAAAAATTGGATGGACAAAATGTGGATGGAACCACTGAAAGCAGCATTAAAGAAAGCACGAATGTGGAAAAAGCCTTAAGTTTGAATTTCTTAACTCAGTTGCAGATACGATCCAAAACTCTGTTTTGGTCCTTCAAGCAAAGCTTAGTTTGTCAGTCTGTTACCTGCATGCTGTGTGCATTACCCGTTCTTAGAATTAGTTGTTTCTGCGCATGACGACATTATTGTCCCTTCACCAACTATTTCAggacaaatttcaaatttcggTTTTACTGGTCAGGCATCCTCGGAGACACAGGAGCAGATGGCTGAGAACGCGCATTGAAATAAGGTCGTGCTGCATGCTGCTTGCTCGACATACCAGTGTGGCCTGTACGATCATGAATTTCTGGAGATTAGCAAAGTTTCAgcccggcgggtctaatctgcaggtcgcaggtcacagattgcaggtcattgtttcaccaatacagaaagcatcctaaacattcttaaaagctaaccttaggcctaattaggcctaaacaaaagcttttaggcctaaggttagcttttaagaatgtttaggatactttctgtattggtgaagcAATGatctgcaacctgtgacctgcaacctgcagattagacccgccggttTCAGCCACAGCAACCTTGACCAGGAAAAGGGgtcagaataaaaataattgttagaTCAAAAGTAATCACTGCTATTTTAGGTGAATCGGGAAGGGCACAATTGCAAATATGGTACTGTTACGATACTtgcgaaaggtccagcgtatttctccgctgatattccgaacgattccctatacattttgtgctgtgattgagacttttctcctcgagcaaaatcttgccaaacgaaccaggcgagtatggcgatcaagtgattttCAGTGTAAGAAGACAAAACGACTTCACGGCCGACTGATCTCTGATTGGgcaaaaaaacacaaagaatttctggcaccagTCGGTAGTCAGAATTATCCTGACTGTTTGGAACTGGTGTAGTAAGAAcgtgtccccaggggctcttctcgcccgactatacttttcttcgtcgccattttctttcgctCATTTACACTtccccttgcctccgcgatctgctcctgggtctccgaggatgctgGTCAGGCTGACCTGATATTTGCGACCTTTCATGGGAAAATTGGGTTGTCAAGCCGTGTGAACAAAATGGCGATGGACACTTTGGTCAGGCCATGGGAACAAGCTGACTTTTTAATGCCCATCTCCTattgatggttttcactcacatgaccAGTGGCCATATTGATTTCATGGAAAAAAGGGGAAATATttacataaaaatagagttcaatagGCAATTTGCATGATGGCATCATTTACTATCTGAGTTGGAACCTGAAAAAAACCAACAACTACACGCCAAATACAAAGTCAGCTTACCAATTAACACTGAGAAAAAGAACTGAACTATTGGCACATCCAAAACAGGTGATGACATGTTTAGGAACCAGTTTGGTGACATGGGAAAGAGGCGtaagaacaatagaaaaaagaatAAGCTATCAAGATTCTCTTTGacctgaaataaacaaaaataccacaaaattaatTTCATTAATTTCAAAAACGAACATCTCATGTTAACTGCGTAATTCATTAATGTCTTTAATGTCTGGTTTTTAAAGTATGGAGAAAAAAGAACCTAATGTTTTGGGTCCATGATTCATGGTTTCTTTTTACTCTATAAAGCTAAtgtcattaaattttgtttagCTTCTTGTCCAGTCCaattgtgttatttttttttgttttgtcttgttttttttttaatttacttaaACAATTCTCATTTTTCCCCCAAAATCAGCTAGGCATAAATACTGAGGGATTACACTTGTGTTAGTTACTACAGTGTTCCAAATAAGATTTTAAGGCAGGGTGCCAATAGGGAATTCCAACGGGTCAATTCCCACTGATCCCACCAGATTATTATAAATTTTCCATTAATTTGTCGGGTCATGCAGCTGATCTTGTCGGGTTTTGACCTGAGACCCGTCACCTATCTGGAACACTGTACTATAGTATTCTcgtaataaataaaatagaggAATGCTAGCCTTAAACTAACTCAAAAggaaacatacatgtaacaagTGGACCATATACAATCTCTTTATTCCCTTCCTACTATCTTCCTTATCACCTACTACATGAAATACTGTACAAGCATGAAATGCCTCTCTGTCGTCAAGTCACACAATACATGACAGTAACTTGTCACTCAATAGTTGAGTGAACACTCTCCTGGCCCTCACAGTCTGCCCAAGTCAATTTGGGGAtcccatttttgaaaattaacaaaacaagAGATGGAACCAAAACCCAGAGAGGAAAGTGTGTGGATTTTACTGTTTTAAGTTCACCTACCTTCTCCTGCAAGGCCTGTAGTCTCTCTGGAAAAAATTCTAACAAGAGAACTTTGCCAAAAGCTTTGGacaaaagataacaaaaagtgGCTCCACAGGCAGTTAAGAGACACACTAAAGGAAACCCAGCCCAGATTCCAAATATAGTACCAGCTAACAAGTTCTGAAAGCAGACAACAATTACATCAGAAACTTCTCACAAATTCAGTCTCCTTGAATGATTTTTCCTTGTATTTATTCCAATAATTTACAAATATAAAAATTATACTCCTGGCATAGGACTATGGAGTGGGAAGTCCCcaccctaccctaccctaccctaccctagAGGCAGTCCCACAGATTTGACTCTGTCTAAagtcagatgattttactcgtcaatagaaCTCTTTCATAATGGgtgccaaataaaatattatttggtTTTAATGCTAATAGGTCTTTCTAGCCTGGTTATAACAAGCAAGTTTCAAAAGAATTGTgagtctaattaacataaagacaaaagaatgtaaaactggttgccatttatgaaagtggtctatgctGGTCAGTTCAGGGGTGTCAGAATGGGTTCACAACATCTACTGTAGTTCTACCCAAAAACTGTCCCTTTAACCCAAAATTCCTTCCTAAGAGAGAttctcatagattttactctgtctaatggcACACAATCTTACTCATCAATGAGGACCAGTTCAgagattaataataattattaccggTATTTCAAAACTTAAGAGAAAGTGCCACACTTTGTAATTATGTTTGCATCTGGATTGGAAAGCTACAACAGGTTACAAATTGCTGAgacactcccgttaaaaaaaacagcttttctAGCTACCAATACCTGCCATATCTACAAttccaacctttcccacttcccccctccctcgccccctttcaatgttgaatGTTTaagtttttagcaatttttgtATTGCTAGTAACATTGGTAAAAGGGCGGCTGCAGTGTAGGCGATAACAGTTAAATTAATAATACCCCAAGAAGGTGAATTGTCTCCTCTAATTTTGTAACTTGTTGTAGCAAATCatattattgttttgatttCCTCACATTCAGAAAAGTTCCAGGGAGCAAGTCCTCTACCACCTCCTTCAGACAGTGAACtaattgacacctcaaacaccctagggtgcccccagttgacaaaattaataaaattgtgTGGCATTAGACATACGAAGTAAAACGCAAGATATTTCTCCAACTCTTTTCTCTCCCAAGAAATGTCAAGattctactctgtctaacgcaagatgattttactagtcaatggAGACAGCTTCAGGGGTGTAAACGTTAtaaaagtgcccctgtgatcaaaaaaaccacttccttttttccttcagattttgaaagtgtgtttgcttaacacctgactggcaaaattttgagctttgatttttatccaaaggccgtttactttgagttttggatttcacggtccgccattactcacgttcaaaactgaccgattggacctcagacggttggatccagggaaaagtgacgtcagaggctcactagcttaaaatttcagcgtgtgaacgtagcttattatatatgcaaagcgtgagttttaaaagtctgaaagcccaaaacccccgtgctgcatattgattctgcggcgtacacacgtattgaattcttaaactagtgagtctttgacgtcattttctcctcgatccagctctctcaagaataTGTTAGTAATgacagaccattaaataggtccgaaaattacagttaaaataaagaggtgtctttttgaaatcaaggcttaaaatgtgggtcacttggtgttttgttaacatagttttgaaatccaaagaaaaatatgaattgattttttggtcacaggggcactttaaggttaAGCTTTTAGGAAAAAAACTTAGAGAGCACATACCATAAATACGGATCCTGGAATAGCAAATGTCTGTTTATACAAGTAAGCACTGCAGAAGAGCAAAACCACATAGCTAAAATTGTCTTTTCTATACTGCTTTATAAGGCTGGCTAGAGACTTCAGGTCTTCAAGATTGCTTGGAAAATGGAGGTCATAGCTGGTGATATGGACAAAATGGCTATTACTGTACAGAAACATGATCATGAAACATGACTGTGCCACTTGGAACAGAGATGGGTAAACAATAATATAAAAACTTACATGAATTGATCTGCatggtacatgtagttttaaagTTAAGTACATGACTTGTGTTTTTAAGTAAAAGCCCCATCATGTAATATTTTACATACAGTATTCTATCATCATATTCTGGAACattcataattttattatacTTCTCAGATAGTATGCACCCTATGATTGGCTAATCAAGCGGGGCCATATAGCACAGTATGGCCTGCTGATTTTCGTGTTGTTTTATCTGAGATAAACttgtgaaactgtttgaatcttccaaggaactatttcaaaaagccaataaGATTTACCGGTATTCGTTTTTCGGATTATGATGCTTGCCAATGATTTGTGGCAGTTGCACTCTCTgattgacttcaactagtttcctttcctgtGTTACTGATTTCCTCAGAGATTATGGACTGGAAGGGTCCGCTCTCTGCATGTGGATGGGTGCATGACCCAGGGAAGGCTGCGAAAAAAGCTGGTGGGAAGTCCTGAGAGAGGACCTCCAGTTATCTGGACTAACCCCAGAGGACGCAAACAACCAAGTTTTATGGAGAAGGGAAACGGACATGCAATATCAGACCCGCAGTTCAGTGGATAACTGACGTCATAAAGGACAGTAATTATCCTTCTTTTTTGTGGCCACTGCACATCACGCCTGGGACACAAATTTGCTCCATAACTTACAGTAAAGACCTCAAACTTGGTTTAGAAGGTGGTATTGAATGTAAACAACATGTGAGCAAGCAGTCATACAACTATAAAATCATATGGCTATGCACTATGTAATAGCAAAACACTCTCCAAAACATACATTTGTTAGGGTTAAATTTGGCTTGAAATTCTTTTTGTCTAAGTGTCATAATGATTATTTTAccattttataattttaaaatggcCTTGTCCTGAATCTTGGCAAAGAGTGTGTATGTACAGGGATCTTTGTAGAGGGAAAGGGTGTTAGCCTTTCCACGAATAAGAATTATTCATTCGGCTTCGCTTCATGGGCTATGGCAAGGGCTTGTTAAATAGAGCTCTGGTATCCACATGTGTTTGAACTTTCATAAATATAAATGCATCAGGCTGttcaaaaacgttttcattACGAAATCTTACCGTCCGTTTTCCACAGCTTCTGAGGCAGAAGTAGAGTTGAACGGCGGTCGGAACATTGAAAGCAATGCCAAAAAGAGAGTGGCGGAAAAAAACGTGGAAGCAATCCCTAAGATGCAAAAAAATATCCTTTTTGTTTTGGACATTTTgtaagttaataataataataattcaaatGTGATGACAACAGAGGACTGAAATCGCGGACATATTGCTTTGCAACCTGGCTATTTTTTGCAACCCGTAAGTTTATGTATGGAGTCACAAATTGTCCAACACTTTAAAAAGGCCTGGGTTCCCTGGAATGATGAGGGTCATGAAGGTGTAAAATGAGAGATGGGATTGACCTGAATTTTTCGGTAGGAAAAATGGATATGACCACTGGGAACTGGGATCCCGTTACTGGGAATGGAAGATAAAGAGTCCTTGGTTCGAATGGCATTCGCATTATCAGAGGTTATCAGGTATTTGTTCTGCTCAAAATTCctgatatcaaatatttcatGCGGTCTTCTTGCGTTCCTTGCTAAGTGGAACAATTTTCGTATATGTAAATcacgccaaagctgaaattcatccaactGGATTGCCACGCTAAGCAAAGCGAATCAAACGGTCGAAAATCCTCTCGGTTGAAGGTAGGCTTTAAACACACTCGTACAAAATGACTTTGAGGCTTTGGGGATTTATATGTTTTTTCCCTGAGCATTCCGCGAAGGCATGCATGCCTCTGACGGCGACGTCAATTTCGGAAACGCTACTGAAAAACACGATTTAATGAGAAAATCTTATCCTCTGTTGAAGGGGAAAAAAGTCAGTTCAACGGTTTTGCTTCACTATAGTAAAATCTTTCTTGATGTAGCCTGGTTATAGGCTTGCAGGTGGTGATCTGCTTGTGTCAAGAGCAAACTATCTAGTCGCCGCATTGGACAATTTCGCGGAAATTCTGGGACGAGTGAAAGCTTTGTTACAAGTCCCAGACCTGTCAATATGGCGATGGGGTCCGTACGCTTATCTCCGTCCGAAAGAACGCTTTAGGTGAGATTGTTGCAAATAGTTAGAAGACCAGTGCAGTCGGACATGTTTATTTGTCAGTTTGTGCCCTGGCGACGCGTATTCTCGAGTAAAAACGAAGTGGTTTTCCTGGAGGAGCCAAACCATCGATGCCTAGCCGAAAGCAAGCACTAGGGTAATAGGCGTAAATGACAGGTTTATGACGCATGTGTGGATACAACTTTCTCTCGGCGTATTTCGTTGAAGACGAAGCATCAATTTAACTCAATTTGACCGGGCAACGCGGAAAACAGGAAGGCTAAAATCATCACTGAGCTCCATTAAGAAAACTGAGAAACAATGGAGTTTAAGTTTTCTTTCGAGCTCACTGCCGTGTTTGGTCGATGACATCATATAGGATACCCTTGAATGGATCGCATGAAAATTTAATGCTACATAATGGATGCTTTAGATCgttcttttaaattttgacactaaaatgTCCAGACAAATGAGCGTTTTGAAATGAAGCGCAAACGCTTCCATTCCCAGATACTTTCCTCGTGATGAGGGCCATGGTTTATAGTGACAACGAAGCACTACTGATTTAGGATCCAAACGGACAGCTCGGGAGAGCTTTCATGCCAGGTTGCTGGCGTCTGCGCCAGCTGGGCTTAACCGCTTCATGCTTACAACGACCCGAGCGTTTTTGTCCTCTGTTTTCTACTGTGCTCTTCGTCTTCCAAGTTATTTGTACTTTCTCGCTGCCTTTCTGGCTTGGCTGTCAGGTAATTCTCTAATCGCCTCTGATTTATCTTCTTAACTCAAGTTATGTTTAACGATTCACAAACCGCCGGTCCTAAACATGGCTGGTCACAAGGCGATGACATGGAGCGTGTTATGTTTCCGCGAGGAAACTGCAGAGCCCGTTACTCCGGTGTCATCGTTCTTTGCCCGCCTACATGACTACAACCGACAACCCATTCAACCGAGAACATCAGCTggttattttattaattttatcgTTTGGTTTAGTTGTTCAACTTGCAGTGTTTTGAACATGTGATGATCTTACAACCATTTCGTCGTGATCAAAACAACTGTGACaaaataaacaacacaagattCCTTCGAGCCTTCGGAAACGTTcatggagaaaaaaattacactttTCGTCGAGCAATCATAAGTACATGAGGAAAGATTGAGTGTTGACATGTAGTGAACCACGCGTTTGAACGTAGCGTTCGCGGTTGTCAAGATCGCAACGTTACTTACTGGTAGATTAATTAGGCAGCAATAACTGAGTTATTTACCGTGCGCCCGAAATAAAAAAACCTAGTTATTAAGTCAGAAGGTCCTTTCGTTATACCTTTATTTATCATCTTGTGTTTTTCTTGCTTGCCAGTTAACCAATAGTCTCAACCAAAAAGGCTATAGATGCCTTTTCAATTGCAACGATTAATTTAAACTGGTACCAGAGATTTCCTCTAATTGGAAGCACAAAAAACTGTTTAACGTTTATTCAATACGATCACCAGTTTTGCTTATTTAAGCAACACATGTGTATCATGAAAAAGCGACAAGTTAAATAAATCTTGcgaacaaattgaaaaaaaaggtttttacgGGACAAACATCTACGGAAATGCATGATACGGGCAAAGCTATAAGGTGCAATTCTAGTTGGTTTACTTGATCCGAAACGAGTTGAAATCTCCATGGAGCTTTTTGCTGATTTGTTGCAAAAATAACGTGTTTTCTTTTAAAGGAAATTTTACTTGCCTGCTAACGTCTCTGATTACAAATCacgtaataaaaaaataaaataaaataagccaAACAAGAGAATGAATTTCTAGCCTAAAAACCTTGTTTTCCTTACTCTAGATAGTGCTTCGGTTTAAAACAATAGAGAAGCTTCCCAACCTTGATGGAGTATGTCTCGGTTTCTCCGCAAGGCATTCcagaattttgttttgtttgtattgtAGGTTCTTCCTGGGTCTGACTAAGAGATAATTGCTACGTTTATAAATATAAATGGTTCGTGATCTAATTCTTAGATTTGACAGACCAGAAATTCACTGGTCCGTCGTTAAATAGCCTGTCGCCTTTTTTAGCGTTTTCTAGccaaaagctgttttttttaaagctgaAAGTTGTTGTCATCTGTGAAAGAATCTATTGTTGCTTCAGTGACCAAGTGCCTCAGTAAGCAATTTTCAGGCAGCATGGCTTTTGATAAACCTTTGTAGAATGACACAATCAAGAAAGCAAATACAGAGTGTATTTTATAATTTCTAAAAATACTGAAATATAGTTTGTTGCCGTAAAAAAAATGATTGGCAAACTTTTGAATGAACTTTCCGGGAATTCAATTTTTCTCCTTTGCACCTGGAGCACAAAAAGAGAGAGAGGGCGTCTTTTTAACAACGGTGACAAATTGCGATAGAGAGTTTTCGAAGGGACTATCGATGGAAGAGCAGCTTCACAACGTTTACCCTGATTTGCAGTGAACAGTTTCGAAAATCAAACGGCAAAACGAATGATGAATAGAATGTTAAGTTATCATAGTACGCTGTGCATATCCGTCTGGCCGTTTTGAAAAGGGTGCAAACGTAATTAAGGCGTTTCACAATTCAGTGTTATAAATACTGCACACGTCTAGTGAATTTTCATCGTTGTCATAAAACGAGAGCACATGGCTTGGAGTAAACAACTCCCACACTAAGCGGCATTTTtgcagaccgatctatttttagacgactTTTTCcgcaaaacaaaaaagcaaaggcagttccggggggcttaccatttgtcagaaAAAACCCGTAGTTCCGGTGGAAAAACAGTTGGAACTGTTGACACCAACGGCAATGTTccggaaaaaaagaacaacctTCGAAGGTTGTCTTCTTTTTCCACTTTTACCAAAACGACTGGAATTTTCTGTATCATTTGTTTGCTCCACTAAAACCAGGCTCCGATGCGAGGATTACAACACTTCACTTGATGGGCTTTGGCCGCCATATTTATTTGAACCAGACTCTTAAAGGCATTCGGAAAGGGACTCACAAATGGAACGGCTCATTCCGTTTCTCATTTCTTCGGTGGGGAATGTCCAGTACCATCTGTCAaaaatttctcaccaaaaattccgtttaaatggtaagcgcccccctcccccctttcccccgggagggggggggggtacttcctATTGATGGGTTAagggggatgtgccgctggatggggtcgtATTTTCGCGACTGaattgactataatggggttgcattttcaacagagttcccgacagagttactagaatggggtcgcaaattgtcgggattttggGGATTTCcgaaaattctggctagtgggatttcAATATGGAAAGATTCGCGGTAAAAAAGAGTTGTTGAAGAAAGAACTGTAGCGCTGTTGATTTGATATTTACTAGTCGCATTATATTcagttttgaaattacaattaaaaggctttatgtGAGGTTTAggcataaacagaaagtgactaagttggggttgctaaaattacatttacccaaaaTTGACTAAGATGTGGTCTATAATTGGCCGTAAAATAGATTATAAAGGAGCAGGGGTCCTGAGAGGCCAGCGCCCTCCAGTTCGGTGatgctatgacgtcaagttaggtTCTTGTGAAGTCTcgttcgcgggaaattcaatctaaaaataaatcggtttGTGAAAACGCCGCGACAGGAATATAGtgctgttgttcgctcctaatCATGGGATCCTGCATAAAAGGATTTTCACCACTAAGGGTTCGGGTTTTTAAAGTAATGACTAAATCCTCACTGTTATTTTCTAGAAAGTGCCTATTTAATGGCGCAAACCTGTCAGCCAAACCTTCCAGTCTTCAATGTAACTTTGTCCGCTGGCACCGCTTCAGGTTCGTTTTGGAAACTGGGTCGAGTCAAAAACGTCAATCATTGTGGCCAGCTGTGTTGTTATTATCCCGGATGTGACCTGGCATTTTCAGTGGACGATATTTGTTATAACGTCAAATGTCATAGTGAAGAACTGTGTCAACTGAGAAAGAAGAATTTCTCCCGACATCAGGTTGCAGTCACCTTAGTTTCAAGGAAAATTAAGGAAGTCACAAGCAACCAAACTTACCGGACTATTACTGAAGAAGATAACAAAGGAAAGGACAAAGGCGAAGACATAAGTTTTAACGAACTTGACAACAAATACGAAAGTCACTTGCTATCTACGTATCAGAACGAAGACAAAGGCATTGATTTCGAATCCCAAAATTCCTTTCCTACGAAGGTTACTACTCGTcagtttatttcaaaaatgCCACCAAACGTTTATTCAGATTTAGCAACAAAGACTTCGGACACTTGTAGTGCGGCAAAAATTCTTGACAAAGTGACATTCCGCTCGGGGCTAAAATCCGGAGATTTCTCTGACTACGGTGAAGTGTCCGACATGAACGCTTGTGTGAAACATTGCTGCGCGCAAAAATCGTGCGATGTTTCGTTGTTATTGAATAATCACTGCTACACATTGCATTGTTATAAGCCCGAACTTTGCAAGACTATTCCAGCGCATGGGTCTCCACTGGAATCAAAAATCGCCTTTGTGGTTCGTCAGTCTTCTGCAGACCGATCGAAAACGAGGGTCAAGAAGACCTCGTCGTCAAACAGAGGCTTGTGTCCGCATGGCGCTATTTTCCGTGACGTGAGTCTGAAGGGAGGCAAAAAGGCGGGAAATTTTCAAATCTTGGCGGGCGCAAGGGACATGCGCTCTTGTATTCAGAAATGCTGTGAAAATCCCAAATGTCAAGTTGCGTGGCTTCTGGGGGATCACTGCTACTCGGTGGCTTGTTATGACAAGTGCATAACTGTGAAAAAGAGACCTGGAAGAATTCATTCACAGCTTACTCTCCTAACAagaaaacctcaacagttagGGAACGACAGTGAGTTGAGTTGCTTTTTATTGCCATTGTTCGATATGCTTATTTCGCAAATCGCAAGAGAGTATTATTGCTTTTGGGTAACTTACAATCAAGAGCAAAATTCTTTGGCTTGCATCATCAGGCAACTTTACCCATTGTCATAAATCTGTGCGAGAAAGCCTCTGACAAAGCATTCTTTTCTTGattataaaataatttcatCATGCCAAAGGAAAGTTGCTACGCACCTCAATTCTACGACAAAAAGTCTACGATAAATTTTACTAAATGATattgatttcattcatttatatgtTCAGATGAAATAATCAGTTTTTCAA
The genomic region above belongs to Montipora capricornis isolate CH-2021 chromosome 5, ASM3666992v2, whole genome shotgun sequence and contains:
- the LOC138049415 gene encoding transmembrane protein 41A-like translates to MSKTKRIFFCILGIASTFFSATLFLALLSMFRPPFNSTSASEAVENGRYDLHFPSNLEDLKSLASLIKQYRKDNFSYVVLLFCSAYLYKQTFAIPGSVFMNLLAGTIFGIWAGFPLVCLLTACGATFCYLLSKAFGKVLLLEFFPERLQALQEKVKENLDSLFFFLLFLRLFPMSPNWFLNMSSPVLDVPIVQFFFSVLIGLMPYNFICCQTGSILSQLESLDELFTVSVIIKLCGIALVALLPGLMLKKIHNKPHSD